From Cataglyphis hispanica isolate Lineage 1 chromosome 3, ULB_Chis1_1.0, whole genome shotgun sequence, a single genomic window includes:
- the LOC126859439 gene encoding protein cueball: MISTETRYLLLSILLSCTLVVSTYARSWDLAVVIGSEIDFFARNGALTGHANIAEAVALTGVTYDDTTRTMYLSDVRNNVSIFSNDLTKKDFNSTPLLKKENGMHITGIVFDTSSRTLFWIDALKEMIAKMHVPLDSGPSNPVILHNLTGNSPRGIALDVCNSRIYWVNSNTTNPSIEHSNFDGNDRTIVVKENLYEPLAVAIDHAERKLYWIDDVEGIHFKIERSNLDGSDRELLVHNKHQQPVYLAVDSESIYWSDWVYSAVWTMPKNAKAGDYPTKFKSYYDSRRDADPAGIVTRDNVGKIDCVAILSMMEKKANLSGSIPRPLTETFNNLTTSTEESDLTTESSKYCLNDGHVNKTDGTCRCKSGFIGPFCEISICHNYCLRGKCIINHRGLPECECTGTFSGARCERDVCDDYCLFDGKCSVQNGRPFCSCKYSKGSRCEEPNNIAEVCAIYCASNHSESPSASMMCRCMDLNQTAERITFSDNFQSDILLPMFAALSAVFLVVIAGLSYYVNKLQRRPRIKRHYVVSKGVMPLTSRPQIPDNQCEITIENCCNMNICETPCFEPKLRTGVSRSNNTKKEEKNSLLDNMEGNSC; the protein is encoded by the exons ATGATTTCCACTGAGACGCGATATCTCCTGCTAAGCATTCTCTTATCATGCACCCTCGTGGTCTCGACATACGCCAGGTCCTGGG ATTTGGCCGTGGTGATCGGCAGCGAAATCGACTTTTTCGCGCGAAACGGTGCGCTCACGGGTCATGCTAACATCGCAGAAGCCGTTGCCTTGACTGGGGTAACATACGATGATACTACTCGAACAATGTATTTGTCCGACGTAAGAAACAACGTGTCAATATTTAGTAACGACCTCACGAAGAAGGATTTCAATTCAACCCCCTTACTTAAGA AGGAGAATGGAATGCACATCACGGGGATAGTTTTCGACACCTCATCGCGCACTTTATTCTGGATCGATGCCTTGAAGGAGATGATAGCGAAGATGCATGTGCCATTAGACAGCGGACCGAGCAATCCTGTCATTTTGCACAATCTTACTGGAAACAGCCCACGTGGCATCGCTCTCGACGTGTGTAACAG CCGCATATACTGGGTGAATAGTAATACCACGAACCCTAGTATCGAGCATTCTAATTTCGACGGGAATGATCGGACAATCGTCGTCAAGGAAAACTTGTACGAGCCTCTGGCGGTAGCAATCGACCACGCGGAGCGGAAGTTATATTGGATCGATGACGTTGAAGGGATTCATTTCAAGATCGAGCGCAGCAACTTGGATGGCAGCGATCGAGAGTTGCTGGTCCACAACAAACATCAGCAGCCAGTTTATCTGGCGGTGGACAGCGAGTCGATATATTGGTCCGATTGGGTATACAGCGCAGTCTGGACCATGCCGAAGAACGCTAAAGCCGGAGATTACCCGACCAAGTTCAAATCGTACTACGATTCTAGAAGGGATGCTGATCCGGCCGGCATCGTTACGCGCGACAATGTCGGCAAGATCGATTGTGTGGCCATCTTATCGATGATGGAGAAGAAGGCGAACTTGTCGGGGTCCATTCCACGGCCGTTAACCgagacatttaataatttaactacCAGCACGGAGGAATCGGATTTGACCACCGAGAGCTCCAAATACTGCCTAAACGACGGCCATGTGAACAAAACAGACGGCACGTGCCGATGCAAATCAGG GTTTATCGGACCCTTTTGTGAAATTTCGATTTGTCATAATTACTGCCTTCGTGGTAAATGCATTATAAATCATCGCGGACTTCCCGAGTGCGAATGTACAGGGACGTTTAGTGGCGCCCGATGCGAAAGGGATGTTTGCGACGATTACTGCCTATTCGACGGCAAGTGTTCCGTCCAAAATGGAAGGCCATTCTGTAGCTGTAAATATTCCAAAGGATCTCGATGCGAAGAGCCGAATAATATCGCAGAGGTCTGCGCGATATATTGCGCGAGCAATCACAGTGAATCACCCAGCGCTAGCATGATGTGCAG GTGTATGGACTTGAATCAAACGGCCGAGAGAATTACATTTAGTGACAATTTCCAAAGCGACATCTTGCTACCAATGTTTGCAGCCCTTTCTGCTGTATTTCTTGTAGTGATCGCCGGGCTTAGTTACtacgtaaataaattacaaagacGACCGCGTATCAAGAGGCACTATGTGGTCAGTAAAGGCGTGATGCCGCTCACATCTCGACCTCAAATACCGGACAATCAGTGCGAAATTACCATAGAAAATTGCTGCAATATGAATATCTGCGAAACT CCGTGTTTCGAACCGAAATTACGAACCGGGGTATCAAGAAGCAATAATAccaaaaaagaagagaagaattcCTTGTTGGATAATATGGAAGGTAATTCATGCTAG
- the LOC126859444 gene encoding inositol-tetrakisphosphate 1-kinase-like produces the protein MCDKYVIGYWVPEKKRQKFNWNEFEDVCESEGFQLKMIDVSSSLEKQGPLHVFLHKLTDTQSHAESGDKNAADIVLRLQEYIAKHPDLVVIDPLDNIRNLRNRYKSYEFIQEGIQFKDVFTPNFVEIKSKNVHEIVSTLKKRGIKYPFVCKPLIAYGSSDAHKMMIIFNEKDLKDCQLPCVAQDFINHNAILYKLFVVGDHFHVVERPSFKNFYQEDCNVLSTIFFDSHDISKSGSRSKWSILSEDNIPLTVQPNYQIFEKIVKNIQEIFRLVLVGIDVVIENHTGKYAIIDVNVFPGYDGYPNFFEHLIDSIKKLLLERGSFRQNSKGCTLKKCQSDDLDSGFESDEKRKSIK, from the exons ATGTGCGACAAGTATGTCATCGGTTACTGGGTGCCTGAGAAAAAACGGCAGAAATTTAATTGGAACGAATTTGAGGATGTATGCGAGTCCGAGGGATTTCAATTGAAAATG ATTGATGTGAGTTCAAGTCTTGAAAAGCAGGGACCATTACATGTTTTTCTACACAAACTGACTGATACACAATCGCATGCAGAAAGtggtgataaaaat gcTGCGGATATTGTTTTGCGACTACAAGAGTATATTGCCAAACACCCAGATTTGGTTGTTATTGACCCTCTGgacaatattagaaacttaCGCAATCGATATAAATCTTATGAATTTATACAGGAAGGCATTCAATTCAAAG atgTATTTACTCCTAATTTTGTAGAAATCAAAAGCAAAAATGTTCACGAAATAGTATCAACATTAAAAAAGCGCGGTATTAAATATCCATTTGTTTGTAAGCCACTTATTGCATATGGTTCGAGCGATGCGCATAAG ATGATGATTATCTTTAACGAAAAGGATTTGAAAGACTGTCAACTACCTTGTGTTGCTCAGGATTTTATCAATCataatgctattttatataagttatttGTAGTGGGCGATCATTTTCACGTAGTTGAGCGTCCTAGCttcaaaaacttttatcaaGAAGACTGTAATGTGTtaagtacaatattttttgattcacATGATATATCAAAAAGTGGGAGTAGATCTAAGTGGTCTATACTGTCTGAAGATAACATTCCTTTAACCGTACAGCCAAATTACCAAATATTCGAAAagattgtgaaaaatattcaagaaatatttcggCTTGTTCTAGTTGGAATAGATGTAGTAATCGAGAATCATACTGGAAAGTATGCGATAATAGATGTTAACGTGTTTCCTGGATACGATGGCTACCCGAATTTTTTTGAGCATTTAATAGAcagcattaaaaaattgttgttagAACGAGGATCTTTCAGACAAAATTCCAAGGGTTGTACattgaaaaaatgtcaaaGCGATGATCTAGATTCCGGTTTTGAAagtgatgaaaaaagaaaatccataaaataa
- the LOC126859433 gene encoding uncharacterized protein LOC126859433, producing the protein MTSVRSCYCKQEENVSRKKNDVITDRDQHLPTAASKRLIVENKVCRSSRESPIRERSDEKMTQIRSVEVQSNPVLSPETSTALENAEKIINNAKIQLMEVCAMSNLDSGNQNKNTCSNLPLDDETEELMYIRELVASKFYEANISRSEANDKTSARLESPRVTVPRVDLSAPKFRMSRRRRRAYCQNLEYGNDDRSRERASPARVPSRDDSSSSKNSNDEENEVTMRDDRTRNLPGRTSSATGRELVHARENTCEIQIGPSVHIVDRELTRQDLDDVHISPESTWCCTNTATYILHHLDAVESPITSTDNEFRKISEAPRKTLRVRLDTSHHEGPIIAEAISEATNACVTTIVSEKSVGDMKDSEQDNERIESFKSQVQIQNCIDGEEKKEIDIEDAKISECLENATNQEVIHPIVIDNSGIDNERLQDKPRNKNNVKIIFRNNVDYAEEGRILNKNSDVDGQAHIQKEESTDVQEENRSKPLPDNDASRKTGFPHRGNIALQTYRAMESSRLYRTQIDGCFSNIFDSHNGQDKVYDIADKDVHHRSFLSNCMDDFRIIDNLSEIDLYRPCLNDLDTILLSNDRKIERVVHAAENFTQLLSRLEFAKYKDEDEQTPRYVSHEEFHHESSTDKDRRLILNEPSRSLIFETELKNTDLTVSCVPSEMMRETNKNSQGTATDTIGIKSSSLTKESDSRSKHSKNSVESSMFPASDMSYESEISRDKIQRPRDKAHLSESSIYKSDITTFSNIASALCSTRTEIQTYGEKHITQNNHQADAERHVTSANRLSKREIGFSQREYSDNVFAQAPRKDTTEAADRLIAYILQDEKQSIEKKVADALKESTIAPVAVQKFLDNLRNVESTRNTRQTETLDILKNILINVQNQTDRETKESVPLAARSESIQHSKDNSERDTCQTGNVDFAKVTDKSQTYKKVKDAETFPGNIADTSTRMNAIEESILQTQGKDNANDIGQIGKKSHDFKKSSDKVSPDSSACRETRKDVVHSMAFLESPQSSKNNSKGNSYSEAESLKQISDIRSDDDILPRKSSENPSTRTVSVKSNEDCMIEINDPVGMIVVSAENKEDDMSNERRGDESSNVQNKIVPQKVVKEIIIEETHDNITVNQNISPAKILKIKDERIHLDANSAESVDEILENENVSLVQSSTKKESLKSLCTSEKNIASQHSVVEEQVGLVASSCSADSLRDHTLLTCAKNSELSIKEVGSHIEQNIITRENDLIKDTKDDEIHDKSMTIIAVDNHRDAIEDLEFLKNTKSNNEEQLNDLQKYKIDILSSSNSSSNSTLLDYDNRSTNDTSNAKSKRVETSSETSHSEGELYMPSSCSYSLGEVRVLKKRELISDNSIDHDSATILVTRSMLTSLSDSPVSLLTNSGCI; encoded by the exons ATGACTTCTGTTCGCTCATGTTATTGCAAACAAGAAGAGAATGTATCGCGCAAGAAAAATGACGTTATCACAGATAGGGATCAGCATCTTCCAACTGCTGCATCTAAAAGATTGATAGTCGAGAATAAAGTTTGTAGAAGTAGTAGAGAATCTCCTATAAGAGAAAGAAGCGACGAGAAAATG ACGCAAATTCGATCGGTGGAAGTGCAATCCAATCCCGTCTTAAGTCCAGAAACGTCGACCGCGCTCGAGAACGCCGAGAAGATTATTAACAATGCAAAAATACAACTTATGGAAGTCTGCGCGATGTCAAATCTCGATTCTGGGAATCAGAATAAGAATAC ATGTTCGAACCTGCCGTTAGACGACGAAACGGAGGAGCTGATGTATATTCGCGAGCTGGTGGCCTCCAAGTTTTACGAGGCAAACATTTCGAGATCAGAAGCAAACGATAAAACGAGCGCGCGTTTGGAGAGTCCGCGAGTTACCGTTCCCAGGGTCGATTTGTCGGCACCTAAATTTCGGATGTCACGAAGAAGACGACGTGCCTATTGCCAGAACCTGGAATATGGAAACGACGATCGGTCGCGCGAACGTGCTTCGCCTGCCAGAGTGCCGTCGAGAGACgattcgtcgtcgtcgaaGAACTCGAACGATGAGGAGAACGAGGTGACGATGCGCGACGATCGCACTCGCAATCTTCCGGGACGGACGTCATCGGCAACTGGACGCGAACTCGTTCATGCGCGAGAGAACACGTGCGAAATCCAGATAGGACCGTCAGTCCATATCGTCGACCGGGAACTAACGAGGCAAGATCTGGACGATGTGCACATCTCGCCAGAATCGACTTGGTGCTGCACGAATACGGCCACTTACATCCTGCATCATTTGGACGCCGTTGAAAGTCCCATCACGTCCACGGATAACGAGTTTCGAAAAATATCAGAAGCACCGAGGAAGACGCTACGCGTGAGATTAGATACGTCGCATCACGAGGGGCCGATTATCGCGGAAGCTATAAGTGAAGCGACAAATGCTTGTGTAACGACAATTGTTTCGGAAAAGAGCGTTGGAGACATGAAGGATTCTGAACAAGATAACGAGCGAATCGAATCTTTTAAATCTCAAGTTCAAATCCAAAATTGCATCGAtggagaagagaagaaagaaatcgaTATCGAGGATGCGAAAATATCTGAATGTTTGGAAAACGCGACGAATCAAGAGGTAATTCATCCCATCGTGATTGACAATTCAGGAATTGATAATGAGAGATTGCAAGACAAgccgagaaataaaaataatgtcaaaattatcttCCGCAATAATGTGGATTACGCGGAAGAAGGAAGAATATTGAATAAGAACAGCGATGTTGATGGACAAGCTCACATACAAAAGGAAGAAAGCACTGATGTACAGGAAGAGAATCGATCAAAGCCACTGCCTGATAATGATGCTTCAAGGAAAACAGGTTTTCCTCACCGCGGAAATATCGCTTTGCAAACTTATCGAGCGATGGAAAGTTCGCGATTGTATCGGACACAGATTGATGGATGCTTTTCAAACATATTCGACAGCCATAATGGACAAGATAAGGTGTATGATATCGCTGACAAGGATGTACATCACCGGTCTTTTCTTTCGAACTGTATGGATGATTTTCggataatagataatttgaGCGAGATTGATTTGTATCGACCTTGTCTCAATGACTTGGATACAATTTTGCTCTCTAATGATAGGAAGATTGAGCGTGTTGTTCACGCGGCTGAGAATTTCACGCAATTATTATCGAGACTCGAATTCGCGAAATATAAGGACGAAGACGAACAAACACCGCGATACGTGAGCCACGAGGAATTTCACCATGAATCCTCAACTGATAAGGATCGCAGACTCATATTGAACGAGCCGTCTCGATCATTGATTTTCGAgactgaattaaaaaatacagactTGACCGTCTCGTGTGTACCATCAGAGATGATGCGTGAAACTAACAAGAACTCGCAGGGTACAGCCACGGACACGATAGGGATAAAATCGTCGAGTTTGACGAAGGAAAGCGACTCTCGTAGCAAGCACTCGAAAAACTCCGTAGAATCTAGCATGTTTCCTGCATCAGATATGAGCTACGAGTCCGAGATATCTCGTGATAAAATTCAACGGCCGAGAGATAAAGCGCATCTATCGGAATCGTCGATATATAAATCAGACATCACGACGTTCTCCAACATAGCTTCAGCGTTATGCAGTACGCGAACAGAGATACAGACATACGGGGAAAAGCACATTACTCAGAATAATCATCAAGCTGACGCGGAGCGACATGTCACGTCTGCAAATAGATTGTCGAAGCGCGAGATTGGTTTCTCTCAAAGGGAATATTCCGACAACGTTTTCGCGCAGGCTCCCCGAAAGGATACGACCGAGGCCGCGGATCGGCTCATCGCATACATTCTGCAGGACGAAAAACAGAGTATCGAGAAAAAAGTCGCAGATGCCTTGAAAGAGTCGACAATTGCACCTGTTGCGGTACAAAAGTTCCTGGATAATTTGCGCAATGTTGAATCGACTCGCAACACGCGTCAGACGGAAACTCTGGACATTCTCAAGAATATTTTGATCAATGTTCAAAATCAGACTGATCGAGAAACGAAGGAAAGCGTTCCCTTAGCGGCTCGTTCCGAATCTATTCAACATTCTAAGGATAATAGCGAGAGAGACACATGTCAGACGGGAAACGTTGACTTTGCGAAAGTTACTGATAAAAGTCAAACTTACAAAAAAGTCAAAGATGCGGAGACCTTTCCTGGGAACATCGCCGATACCTCGACTCGGATGAATGCTATTGAAGAATCGATTCTGCAAACGCAAGGAAAAGATAATGCGAACGATATCGGGCAAATTGGCAAAAAATCTCACGATTTTAAGAAATCGTCTGACAAAGTTTCTCCCGATTCTTCCGCATGTCGAGAAACGAGAAAAGACGTGGTTCATTCCATGGCCTTTCTCGAGTCTCCTCAaagttctaaaaataatagcaaGGGAAACTCGTATTCGGAGGCCGAGTCGTTGAAGCAAATCTCTGATATTCGTAGCGACGACGACATTCTTCCTCGCAAGAGTTCTGAAAATCCGTCTACGAGAACTGTATCCGTAAAATCCAATGAGGATtgtatgatagaaattaatgaTCCGGTCGGTATGATCGTAGTATCCGCAGAAAATAAAGAGGATGATATGAGTAACGAGAGACGTGGAGATGAGTCGAGCAATGTGCAGAATAAGATTGTCCCGCAAAAggttgtaaaagaaattataatagaagaaaCTCATGATAATATCACAGTGAATCAAAACATATCACCTgcaaaaatcttgaaaataaagGACGAGCGAATTCACTTGGACGCAAACTCTGCTGAATCTGTTGATGAAATCCTGGAGAATGAAAATGTTAGTCTTGTACAATCGTCGACGAAGAAAGAATCTCTCAAATCTTTATGCACAAGCGAGAAAAACATTGCTTCGCAACATTCTGTAGTTGAAGAACAGGTCGGTCTTGTTGCGAGTTCTTGCTCGGCTGATTCTCTGCGAGATCACACTTTGTTGACGTGCGCGAAAAATAGCGAATTATCCATAAAAGAAGTCGGGTCGCATATtgagcaaaatattattactagggagaatgatttaataaaggaTACGAAAGATGACGAAATTCATGACAAATCGATGACAATTATAGCGGTCGATAATCATAGAGATGCAATTGAAGACTTagaatttctgaaaaatacaaaaagcaATAATGAAGAGCAATTGAATGATttgcaaaagtataaaatagatatcttATCTAGTTCTAATTCTAGCAGCAATAGTACATTATTAGATTACGATAACAG atctaCCAATGATACGTCGAATGCAAAATCAAAGAGa GTCGAAACTTCATCAGAGACGTCTCATTCCGAGGGAGAATTATATATGCCTAGTTCTTGTTCCTATTCTCTCGGGGAAGTGAGAGTTTTGAAAAAACGTGAATTAATCTCGGATAATTCGATAGATCACGACAGTGCGACGATTCTCGTTACCAGAAGTATGCTAACGTCTTTAAGCGATTCCCCAGTG TCTTTGCTTACAAATTCTGGATGTATTTAA